A segment of the Bactrocera neohumeralis isolate Rockhampton unplaced genomic scaffold, APGP_CSIRO_Bneo_wtdbg2-racon-allhic-juicebox.fasta_v2 ctg814, whole genome shotgun sequence genome:
gatttctgttctggtgcgtaaatatatagagaagatgggtttccaactcgtcaacacaccacatatatctggccgtgtgaaaaacatagcatttcccgatttccttgtgtcctgttgattgtcaacgcaagggcaattttccctggaaattgaatacgtttgaactgaaatggctgtcccttgtattcgataattACGTCATAATCAttcagtttcggcgcatgaagattgtgaaacataataatgacagatccaactttaagaggcaaatgatgctggggcaggcttggtatggtatttggaaattccactggataatttacggtttcgtcttccttgtcaagacgatcgatcgatttatatgagcgcaaacctcccggaacttgactttgaatcttccagtttaaatcactaacatcggtaattttggcagctaaaattgctcgtgcactcaagctatcgcagttacgataatttggccaatgttcggataaacattcgtgatgagttcatcttccgttgaagtgaattgacaaaagggaggtgaaattgatatcaaaccactggaagtatcaactgaaatttgcccatttccaattcttagcgaatacaatgtaaaatgtcatcggcaatgtcattttttcgtatcccataattaacgcgaatttaaaggcggatatgtcgaaatgatcttcgcgaaaagtatgcgaacttcagtggcatacgaagtactatcgcattgtccttcgtctgtttccagtgattatcatgttccagcaaatgctactgctggcatgcttctcaaaaggttgcacacactgtaccattcacaatacgcgatgacttaaatgaagttgaaccgcgagacgcaaaacagtcgggaaactttcatgaattgcaaaagtaaatattctacaaagcgctttattgcagttcacatatcgatgtgttgttaacgtcgatattcacccctctaaatgctaaatgttctgccattgtcgtctggtgagtgacgccgatacagttaatatccatcatttcccattcccgtttccgaaagaaaagcacatgagtagtgtttcgtgcatttattgtcaaacatacaaaccaaagtgggattgtaaggttggcaaggtccatgaatcatactggttttcaccacttcgtataattctggatctatctctgaatcaggaatttctgctgaaatgatttcatcaatttgatctggtgtaatcaccatccgcatccaaagaagaatgtgtgcgtgcggcaaacctctttttgctactcaacagaacacattcagcatctaacagcatcatatataccataggttgcttcaagataaagaccaccaaacatcgcagctattgtttaaaaagtcgtgctgtgatatcgttacgatcgctagctgattgaccgcgatccataattccgcacgtatgtcatcgcattttgggagtacttcttgcatttctttgggctgccatacgttgatggcaaaaagaacgccgaccaagattagcgccacctcttcgtggcttcgtaacaaatttcaatctgtaattgatcacatcgtctcatacatacataaagttttcactgaataattttcaataatttttcctttggatagccggaataaaaaagtaagcgaccgcaattgaacgattcaaataatttacaaatcaaaatattgaaaaacaaaacaaacaaaaattgaaaaaaatgtgtatggaaaatgttactttttggaattgtccaattttaagacttctcctcatgaaaagtataaggtattttgtttctaaacctttcccgatccacaacaaacaacctttaaaaattttattaagatcggttcaaccgttctcttagtgttactaacaaacaaacattcatatttattgtaacgtttgtatggggaaaagaaaaaggctgtttttaggggttttccggaaactcttcgaatttttctcgccgtaaaaaccatccttgaacttcaacaaacatttaagaaaaagaattggccaaattggtccaggcgttattgagttaagcgcgtacatacatttttggtattcatttttatttatatagataatattatttaatttgacaataaattgaagaaaattgaaaattaaaataatgttgtCCCGCTCCTCTGCATCTGGTGGTGACGTTGCCAGTCGCAAAGGTGCACCAGTTATAGCTTCTATTGCGTTGCGCGTTGagaaaattttagatatttgcgGATTGGTGCACCTGACATCTACCTCCGCACGGGCCAGTTGCTCGCTGAGATTGTGCAGAAATTTCCTGCGCCGTGCTTTTGACACCTTCATGTGTGGATTTTTCTCgatgtaaataatatatgcgGCAAAGGCTGCGACATCCAGAATATTATAGAAAAACGCCAAAGGCCATCTATTTGTACGCCGTTTGGTGGAATACTCAGCAAGGCATTTGTCCATATTGTCAACACCACCTTTGTACTTGTTGTAATCCATTATCATAGCTGGTTTACGTCTAGGACCAACAATTTGCGTATCATAGTGCATTGTAGATAGAAGCACAACAGCTTTGTTCTTTTTAGGAACATGGCAACGCTCTCACTGAATGCAAATAAGGTGGATTCTGGTTGGCGCTCTTTTGCAATGGACAATTGTTTTGGCACAAATCTGCGGCGCTTATGACTGTGCCCAGTATGGACAATTTATGATCGTTCATCAATTGTTTTGCTAAGTTGTGTGTTGTGAAAAAGTTGTCACAAACAATGTTGCGTCCACTTTCACGCAATGTGCCCACGCATAAGTCTTTGACAACTCTTTCACCCACATTTCCCTCACGTTGGCCGGACGCTGCCTTTCCTGTGTAGATTTGACCTTTGAGCGGATACGACGTAATCGAGTCGCACATCCACCATACTTTTATGCCGTATTTGGTTGGCTTTGATGGAATATATTGCCTAAAGCCAGTGCCTCCGCGGAACGGGTACAGCTGCTCATCAATTGTCACGTTGGCTGATGCGGTgtaatattttcgtaaatttctATTCAGCATCACAAATATGTCAGATATGGCAGCCGCTTTGTCATATTGTTTGCGATGTTCCCGCGTGATTCCATTATCAAAACGGATGAAACGACTTATTTCCCAAAATCGTCTGACGCTCATTGAAGCTCGAAACAGTGGATGTGCAGTTGTCTTCCACAAATCTTTTGTGTCAACGTAGCCAGAATGAGTAACGCCACCAAGCAGCAACAATCCCAAATACGCGTCGAATTCTGTTTCTGTTACTACTTTCCAAACACGTTGTTCTGATGTTGGGTTGCATTCATTTATCATATCAAACACTGTATTGGCTTTTCTGTTTGTTTCACGGATTATTACGTCACACATTTCGTTTGTCATTACTAGCTTGTACGTTTCCATTATAGTTTTACCATCGGTTAGGCTACTTGGCCCGTTCACTCCAGATCTTAGCACGTTGTGCGCTCTTACTCTGGTGTTTTGTGGTTGTGTGCCACTCCAAATTGTCTGATCACTGCTCGTGTAACTAGCAGAATTTCCTAGTTCCACTGGCTATTCATCTATAGCATCGTCACTATCATACTCTGGATTGTATTCAGGCGGCTGTACGTCTTCCACATCAGAGTCAGCTGAATTTATAACAGGCTCATTGTCGTTTCCATTTTCAAATGTCATCGGCTCTTCATCGCTATCTGGACACCCATACTCCTCTCTTCTCTCCCAGATATTTTCATGAGATTGATATTCAAATTCAGGCTCTAACCAATCTCCATCTcccattttgtaattatttttgcacaaCATAATCTTTACTTTtcactttgaaattaaaaatgtaactgcaaacatataaaaatgtgaAGCGAACCTCCTTTTCACCTTACGCTACACGAATCTTCATACAAAATGTATGGTTTTACCCGGGTATGCTGTCTGTTGACGTGCGTATGTAAAATTCTCTGTTGACATAAAggttaatgtacatacattttctcAAGATAAACCCTATAAGGatcgatttatttattttcaactttttatgaAAGCAATTAATCACAAACAGTAAATCGAGCCCCGATCGAGCGGGGCTATAAATCGGGTCATAGCGGGGCTATTCTCCCCACATAACGGTACCGTTAAAAACTACAGTGGGCCTtcaatcaataattaaatactccagagacattaaataCTACCACCGACATGGTACTAGACAGCTTTATGAGAGACTAGGTCAGAATTggagcattaacagcaacaacaatgacagcctagaaatccaacgcagaataactcttgccaacaggtgctacaaaaacactcaagctctgaaagtacatattcaacgcaatacccgccgggggaagcagaggaagacctcgactccgttggaaagaccaggtggagaagaacttgGCTTCACTtgggaaaagaagaaacgactcggctataatcgcgtaagcggtgtttttgcctttaaagaagaagaaggtcaaAATTGGCCAACAGGTATGACACCGCATAATCTtatgtgaaatcacatatcttgcGACCTGTTCGACCGTTTTCAACAAAGTTCGGTACATTATTTAACATTcctatgtcacattgtgaaaataaaCCAAACCGGGAAACAACTACtcctattttatatataacacaattttaaatatcgTTTAATTCTTTCACCTTTCGGTATGCAAATCAGCAAGCAATTTATACAACGCAATAAAACTTTACGTGAATAATACCTTTAAATCTAACGAAAACTGTTCAAACTCCTTGAAACCGAATATTTGGACTTCAGTACCTATGGTTGTTTTTTACCACAAATATCGGGgaatgtgtgaaatatataatCGAAATTCAGGATAAACCTTTTATGATAATAGTATATCGGTGTGTCAAAAATAGATGAAGCGTATTAGTATTTTTCTTAGCTCCTATATACCCATTAGAACGATTTTCAAGTTTCATCGTgactcaatgaaaatgagagaacgGGTTTGCTCTTTGGTTAAAATTGGGCAAAATTTGGCTTAACCCTCATATATCAAACAGATAgcaactttactccatatgattggtgatagtatatgaggtaccttaatgaatctcCCTACCgtcaactcccatatactacattcatatgtatgtatttataataattttcgtttatCTAACAAATGTTACTTTGgatgtcggtcaatgtatgaattatacatatatctgaatCCGCGACACCGCTCGCCCCAATGAAAAGCAAACAACAGCCTTGGATGAGTGACGCTCCTCTTGATGCTGACCATGGCtaacgcattaaggattacgacGCATTCACCCCGGAGGATGAATGTCTAGAcataatccgcatcaaagcgaaattCTTTCTTCAACATATAGCTAATTTGCGCCTACGCTCCGAGAGAAGAAAAGGACCAAAGGTGTcttatatgagcgcttggagcgttctaggcgactttaacgccagggtggccAGAGAAATTATCTTTGGCGGtgaattcagcctccatgatgaaaccaaatgggttgaggctggtcgacttcgccggggcccgaaatatggttatcggtgctactagattccagtataggaaaatttatcaagctacctggctgtcttcggatcgaaaagccatcaACTATATCGATCATGCCGTGATAGAAACAAACCAGATCTTTAgtattttagacgtgcgtacgctccgagttCCTGACGTCGACTCGGACGACTATCGCACCCGCATCTAagcagcaaaaacgcacgtcaacaaacacaaggaagggtTTGACGTTAAggagctgcaatcacaacagacagccgagcgattttctactcgacttgcaatTCTGATGTCTGTGAACGTTATAAGGGAACATTTCAAgtttcttacgtacagctgcaaccgaaaccattggtttacggaaaaggcaaaagaacagctggtacgatgaggagtgccgtgtcgcagcggagagaaaaccgactgcctacctcgcaaattttcaatcgaccacaacaagtGCGGAAAGGGGTAGatgccgagagttgaagaggggcGCGGGACGTATTTACAGACAAAACAGAAAGAGTCTGAAAagtgtgagtacgaagagcttgacaagcttgCCGATATTGgtaatgtttgaaaattctacgaaaatatgcgGTGACTAGCCGAAGGTGGTCTAGCGACTAACGCTCACAGCAACCATGAAAATGTTCGAATAGAAATTACCCGAGCAATTACTACCGAAGAATAATCCTATCCAACATCGCATATTATTTATATCctgcgtactgtgtgaaagattaaagcccaccatcaacacaCTGATTGGACCTTAAAAGTGTGggctggaaaatcaacaactgaccgtGAAAAAAGAATCGACGATGTCTGCATTAGTATCCCGGAAAAACTAATCCGGGTGAGTAAACTAACGTTTGGTAATATCAAAAGGgacgtcaggatcgagaaggacctcccCAAACGGGTCTGATAGtcaacgagagcaagacgaaatatctgctgtcatcaaacaaactgtgGGAGGGAGCGCGATTCCcccgtcactgttaacagttaTATCTTCGAAtacgtagataatttcgtttatcttggaaccaatattaacagcaataacaatgtcagcctcagTGTCCAAAGCAGAGTAACTTTTAGCAACAGATGCTAATTAGGtttgagtaggtaattgagaagtaaagtcttctcttgACGAGTCtcttattattcccgtcctgctatgtcaACGTTAATAGTTTTCGAGACAAAGGCTCTGCCCAAGATTTACGGCCCTTTTCGCATTGGCCATGGCGAGATATTCGGCGACTTTTGGCATAgtacagcgaattaaaagacagcggcaacgCTGGCTATATCATGTCATCcaaatagacgaaaacactccagctctgaaaatatttgtcgcagtacccgctggggagagcaga
Coding sequences within it:
- the LOC126767574 gene encoding piggyBac transposable element-derived protein 4-like, producing the protein MCDVIIRETNRKANTVFDMINECNPTSEQRVWKVVTETEFDAYLGLLLLGGVTHSGYVDTKDLWKTTAHPLFRASMSVRRFWEISRFIRFDNGITREHRKQYDKAAAISDIFVMLNRNLRKYYTASANVTIDEQLYPFRGGTGFRQYIPSKPTKYGIKVWWMCDSITSYPLKGQIYTGKAASGQREGNVGERVVKDLCVGTLRESGRNIVCDNFFTTHNLAKQLMNDHKLSILGTVISAADLCQNNCPLQKSANQNPPYLHSVRALPCS